The proteins below are encoded in one region of Longimicrobium sp.:
- a CDS encoding BlaI/MecI/CopY family transcriptional regulator, which translates to MGPELTAGLSRRERQIMDVLYALGQATVGEVLERIPDPPSYSAVRATMRVLEEKGEIVHLQDGPRYLYKPVTPQESARTAALRHLVRTFFGGSAEAAAAALLRMNETRLPESDLERLAARVESARDEGR; encoded by the coding sequence ATGGGTCCCGAGCTCACCGCCGGCCTGAGCCGCAGGGAACGCCAGATCATGGACGTTCTCTACGCGCTGGGGCAGGCCACCGTCGGCGAGGTCCTGGAGCGCATCCCCGATCCCCCCAGCTACTCCGCCGTGCGCGCGACGATGCGCGTGCTGGAGGAGAAGGGCGAGATCGTGCACCTCCAGGACGGCCCCCGCTACCTGTACAAGCCCGTGACGCCGCAGGAGAGCGCGCGCACGGCGGCGCTGCGCCACCTGGTGCGCACCTTCTTCGGCGGCAGCGCCGAGGCCGCCGCCGCCGCGCTCCTGCGGATGAACGAGACCCGCCTGCCCGAGAGCGACCTGGAGCGCCTTGCCGCCCGGGTCGAATCCGCCCGCGACGAGGGGAGATGA
- a CDS encoding fumarate reductase/succinate dehydrogenase flavoprotein subunit has protein sequence MSSHLEHEHDVLVIGAGGAGLRAAIEASARGADVGLVCKSLLGKAHTVMAEGGVAAALANVDDRDSWRVHFADTMRGGQYVNNWRMAELHAKEAPERVRELEAWGALFDRTDDGRILQRNFGGHRYPRLAHVGDRTGLEMIRVLQDRGVHQGIAVYMETNVTTLLMDGGRVAGAFAYDRERGRFRVFRAKAVVLATGGIGRAYKITSNSWEYTGDGHALAYHAGADLIDMEFVQFHPTGMVWPPSVRGILVTEGVRGEGGVLKNREGRRFMFDDIPENYRAQTADSEEEGWRYTQGDKSARRPPELLTRDHVARCIVREVREGRGSPHGGVFLDISWIKARVSDAEDRIKKKLPSMYHQFKQLADIDITREPMEIGPTTHYIMGGIRVDGDTQMSTVPGLFACGECAAGLHGANRLGGNSLSDLLVFGQRAGEHAAAFAASSGATAVDAGQVDEAARRALAPFDRPGSGEGAYQVQHALQETMQDLAGIVRNEGDLRAALGRVEELRERAETVGVAGNREYNPGWHTALDLRNLLTVSEAVIRSALDRKESRGGHFREDFPDKDPAAGKYNIATRRAADGSMELERVPVRELPDELQAVIEEMG, from the coding sequence ATGTCGAGCCACCTGGAACACGAGCACGACGTGCTGGTGATCGGCGCGGGCGGGGCGGGGCTGCGCGCGGCCATCGAGGCCAGCGCGCGCGGCGCCGACGTCGGGCTGGTCTGCAAGTCTCTCCTCGGCAAGGCGCACACGGTGATGGCCGAGGGCGGCGTGGCCGCGGCGCTGGCGAACGTCGACGACCGCGACAGCTGGCGCGTGCACTTCGCCGACACCATGCGCGGCGGGCAGTACGTCAACAACTGGCGGATGGCCGAGCTGCACGCGAAGGAGGCGCCCGAACGCGTGCGCGAGCTGGAGGCGTGGGGCGCGCTCTTCGACCGGACGGACGACGGGCGCATCCTGCAGCGCAACTTCGGCGGGCACCGCTATCCCCGCCTGGCCCACGTGGGGGATCGAACGGGGCTGGAGATGATCCGCGTGCTGCAGGACCGCGGGGTGCACCAGGGGATCGCCGTGTACATGGAGACCAACGTCACCACGCTGCTGATGGACGGCGGGCGGGTGGCGGGCGCCTTCGCGTACGACCGCGAGCGCGGGCGCTTCCGCGTCTTCCGCGCGAAGGCGGTGGTCCTCGCGACGGGGGGGATCGGCCGCGCGTACAAGATCACCAGCAACTCGTGGGAGTACACGGGCGACGGGCACGCGCTGGCGTACCACGCCGGGGCCGATCTCATCGACATGGAGTTCGTGCAGTTCCACCCCACGGGGATGGTGTGGCCGCCCAGCGTGCGCGGCATCCTGGTGACCGAGGGGGTGCGCGGCGAGGGCGGGGTGCTGAAGAACCGCGAGGGGCGGCGCTTCATGTTCGACGACATCCCCGAGAACTACCGCGCGCAGACGGCCGACAGCGAGGAAGAGGGGTGGCGCTACACGCAGGGCGACAAGAGCGCCCGGCGCCCGCCCGAGCTGCTGACGCGCGACCACGTGGCCCGCTGCATCGTGCGCGAGGTGCGCGAGGGGCGCGGGAGCCCGCACGGCGGCGTCTTCCTCGACATCTCCTGGATCAAGGCCAGGGTGTCCGACGCCGAGGACCGTATCAAGAAGAAGCTCCCGTCGATGTATCACCAGTTCAAGCAGCTGGCCGACATCGACATCACCCGGGAGCCGATGGAGATCGGGCCCACCACGCACTACATCATGGGCGGCATCCGGGTGGACGGCGACACGCAGATGTCCACCGTCCCCGGGCTGTTCGCCTGCGGCGAGTGCGCGGCGGGACTGCACGGCGCCAACCGCCTGGGTGGTAACTCGCTCTCCGACCTCCTCGTCTTCGGCCAGCGGGCGGGCGAGCACGCCGCCGCCTTCGCCGCGTCCAGCGGGGCGACGGCGGTCGACGCGGGGCAGGTGGACGAGGCGGCGCGGCGCGCGCTGGCGCCGTTCGACCGCCCCGGGAGCGGCGAGGGGGCGTACCAGGTGCAGCACGCGCTGCAGGAGACCATGCAGGACCTGGCCGGCATCGTCCGCAACGAGGGCGACCTGCGCGCCGCTCTGGGCAGGGTCGAGGAGCTGCGCGAGCGCGCGGAGACGGTCGGCGTCGCCGGCAACCGCGAGTACAACCCGGGGTGGCACACCGCGCTGGACCTGCGCAACCTGCTGACGGTGAGCGAGGCGGTGATCCGCTCGGCGCTGGACCGCAAGGAAAGCCGCGGCGGCCACTTCCGCGAGGACTTTCCCGACAAGGACCCGGCCGCGGGGAAGTACAACATCGCCACGCGCCGCGCCGCGGACGGGTCGATGGAGCTGGAGCGCGTCCCCGTCCGCGAGCTCCCCGACGAGCTGCAGGCGGTGATCGAGGAGATGGGGTGA
- a CDS encoding VOC family protein, with protein MPTLTTHAPGTFSWIELSADDAAAAKRFYTELFGWTASDNKIGPGDNDVYTIYRLGGEDVGASYAMMQDQRDGGIPTNWMSYIAVENADETAARARELGATLMVEPFDVMELGRMAVVQDPTGAVFSIWQAKQHAGVGVKGETNSLGWNELATTDTGRAKEFYSGLFGWQGDTQNVGGMDYTVFNGSTGMVGGMYGVTAEMEGMPPSWMPYFVVDDADAAAEKARSLGATVIVGPDDIPTVGRFALIRDPQGAMFYIIKFLPREATS; from the coding sequence ATGCCAACGCTCACCACGCACGCGCCCGGAACGTTCTCCTGGATCGAGCTTTCGGCGGACGACGCGGCCGCCGCGAAGCGGTTCTACACCGAGCTTTTCGGCTGGACGGCCAGCGACAACAAGATCGGCCCGGGCGACAACGACGTCTACACGATCTACCGGCTCGGCGGGGAGGACGTGGGCGCGTCGTACGCGATGATGCAGGACCAGCGCGACGGCGGCATCCCCACTAACTGGATGTCGTACATCGCCGTGGAGAACGCGGACGAGACGGCCGCGCGGGCCAGGGAGCTGGGCGCCACGCTGATGGTGGAGCCGTTCGACGTGATGGAGCTCGGGCGGATGGCCGTCGTGCAGGACCCCACCGGCGCCGTGTTCTCCATCTGGCAGGCGAAGCAGCACGCCGGCGTGGGCGTCAAGGGCGAGACCAACTCGCTGGGATGGAACGAGCTGGCCACCACCGACACGGGTCGGGCGAAGGAGTTCTACTCGGGCCTGTTCGGCTGGCAGGGCGACACGCAGAACGTGGGGGGAATGGACTACACCGTGTTCAACGGGTCCACGGGGATGGTGGGCGGGATGTACGGCGTCACGGCGGAGATGGAGGGGATGCCGCCCAGCTGGATGCCCTACTTCGTGGTCGACGACGCCGACGCGGCCGCCGAGAAGGCCCGCTCGCTCGGCGCGACGGTGATCGTCGGCCCCGACGACATCCCCACCGTGGGCCGCTTCGCGCTGATCCGCGACCCGCAGGGGGCGATGTTCTACATCATCAAGTTCCTCCCGCGCGAGGCGACGAGCTGA
- a CDS encoding HEAT repeat domain-containing protein, with protein MPAALAHFVEAVVRLLPELFLKATLVLAAAGALALSLRRAPAAARHLVWAAAVAGVLMLPFTPLLFPFRLGVLPSFLRSAPAPRTWTVEPAVAAPPAPAAAAEAASGEATTVAPVVADVAPPAPAAIASPAPAVVAQPGEPAPAPEAVAVAPTVEAMGTPAALAPPAEAPRAWRLADVPWQQLLIGVWLLGAAVLAVRLLVGMATIWWLARTGETVTDEGWTSLAARLSREVWLKGGVRLIRSRWTEMPMTWGVFNPVVLLPAGADEWPLERREVVLMHELAHVVRRDVLTLAIAQLAVALHWFNPLSWIALRELRAEAEKCADDWVLRYGTRASTYADHLLDMVRVVGRARVPEALALPMAQRSTFEGRLLAILEPGVDRGILRRGQAALTVLGLAGLVVLLGAMRPAEARTAEAGGEWTPAPELLAGRAPAATPPVVDYAKEMAPAGETETAAAPSAVAAGTPAELSPEAAAAVSALTAAAATPPAAASGSTAPAPQEGRGTALARLVATLRDPVAQVRVSAVQALGSMSGLDPRSVAALIEALRTDQDETVRTTAAWALGQIENRTATPALVSAMTGDRSVSVRRTAAWALGQMEDPAAVDGLARAMRDADAEVRVTAIWALGQIEDRRAVPALTAALRDGDASIRQKSAWALGQIEDRSAVPGLAAALRDSDREVRATAVWALGQIESPEAVPALGGLLRDADANVRNQAAWALGQIEAESAVQPLAGVVQNDASAEVRKTAVWALGQIEAQSSIPALSAALRDRDAGVRAQAAWAIGQVEPAQAPAALVAALRDDDRNVRRQAAWALSQVRGDPSIVAPLRAALRDSDPEVKHLALRALARTGDESAAQAVAEMLRDPDPQVRAMAAAIMGGHGGFADPRPEPRPRPRPEPRPRPMN; from the coding sequence ATGCCCGCTGCGCTTGCGCACTTCGTAGAGGCGGTCGTCCGCCTCCTTCCCGAGCTCTTCCTGAAGGCCACGCTGGTCCTGGCCGCCGCCGGCGCCCTGGCGCTGTCGCTGCGCCGCGCCCCCGCGGCCGCGCGGCACCTGGTGTGGGCGGCCGCGGTCGCGGGCGTGCTGATGCTTCCCTTCACGCCGCTGCTCTTCCCGTTCCGCCTCGGCGTCCTCCCGTCGTTCCTCCGCTCCGCTCCCGCGCCGCGCACGTGGACGGTCGAGCCCGCCGTCGCCGCGCCGCCCGCGCCGGCCGCCGCCGCGGAGGCTGCGTCGGGCGAGGCGACGACCGTGGCGCCCGTCGTCGCGGACGTCGCTCCGCCGGCGCCGGCGGCGATCGCATCGCCCGCCCCGGCAGTGGTGGCGCAGCCGGGCGAGCCCGCGCCGGCGCCGGAGGCCGTGGCCGTCGCGCCGACCGTCGAGGCCATGGGGACGCCGGCCGCCCTGGCGCCCCCGGCCGAAGCGCCGCGCGCGTGGCGGCTGGCCGACGTGCCGTGGCAGCAGCTGCTGATCGGCGTCTGGCTGCTGGGCGCGGCCGTCCTCGCCGTCCGCCTGCTGGTCGGGATGGCGACGATCTGGTGGCTGGCGCGCACGGGCGAGACGGTGACGGACGAGGGATGGACGTCGCTGGCCGCGCGGCTGTCGCGCGAGGTGTGGCTGAAGGGCGGCGTGCGCCTGATCCGCAGCCGCTGGACGGAGATGCCGATGACGTGGGGCGTCTTCAACCCCGTCGTCCTCCTCCCCGCCGGCGCCGACGAGTGGCCGCTGGAGCGCCGCGAGGTGGTGCTGATGCACGAGCTGGCGCACGTGGTCCGGCGCGACGTGCTCACGCTGGCCATCGCCCAGCTCGCCGTGGCGCTGCACTGGTTCAACCCGCTGAGCTGGATCGCCCTGCGCGAACTGCGCGCCGAGGCGGAGAAGTGCGCCGACGACTGGGTCCTCCGCTACGGCACCCGCGCGTCGACCTACGCCGACCACCTGCTCGACATGGTGCGCGTGGTGGGCCGGGCGCGCGTTCCCGAGGCGCTGGCGCTCCCGATGGCGCAGCGGTCGACCTTCGAGGGCCGCCTGCTGGCCATCCTGGAGCCGGGCGTGGACCGCGGCATCCTGCGCCGCGGACAGGCCGCGCTCACCGTCCTCGGTCTCGCCGGTCTCGTCGTCCTCCTCGGCGCCATGCGTCCGGCCGAGGCCCGGACCGCCGAGGCGGGTGGGGAATGGACGCCCGCGCCGGAGCTCCTCGCCGGCCGCGCGCCCGCCGCCACGCCGCCCGTGGTCGACTACGCGAAGGAGATGGCGCCCGCCGGCGAGACGGAGACGGCCGCCGCGCCGTCCGCCGTCGCCGCCGGGACGCCGGCCGAGCTTTCGCCCGAGGCGGCCGCCGCGGTGTCCGCGCTGACTGCCGCAGCCGCGACGCCGCCGGCGGCCGCTTCGGGCTCGACGGCGCCCGCGCCGCAGGAAGGGCGCGGGACGGCGCTCGCGCGGCTCGTGGCCACGCTGCGCGATCCGGTGGCGCAGGTGCGCGTGAGCGCCGTGCAGGCGCTGGGAAGCATGTCGGGTCTCGATCCCCGTTCCGTGGCCGCGCTGATCGAGGCGCTGCGCACTGACCAGGACGAGACCGTGCGCACCACCGCCGCGTGGGCGCTGGGGCAGATCGAGAACCGCACGGCCACCCCCGCGCTGGTGTCCGCGATGACGGGCGACCGCTCGGTGAGTGTCCGCCGCACCGCCGCCTGGGCGCTGGGGCAGATGGAGGATCCCGCCGCGGTGGACGGCCTCGCCCGGGCCATGCGCGACGCTGACGCCGAGGTGCGGGTGACCGCCATCTGGGCGCTGGGGCAGATCGAGGACCGGCGCGCCGTCCCCGCGCTGACCGCGGCGCTGCGCGACGGCGACGCGTCGATCCGCCAGAAGTCGGCGTGGGCGCTGGGGCAGATCGAGGACCGGTCCGCCGTCCCCGGGCTCGCCGCGGCGCTGCGCGACAGCGATCGCGAGGTGCGCGCGACGGCGGTGTGGGCGCTCGGCCAGATCGAGTCACCCGAGGCCGTTCCCGCGCTCGGCGGCCTGCTGCGCGACGCCGACGCCAACGTGCGCAACCAGGCGGCTTGGGCGCTGGGGCAGATCGAGGCCGAGTCCGCCGTGCAGCCTCTCGCCGGCGTGGTGCAGAACGACGCCAGCGCCGAGGTGCGCAAGACCGCGGTGTGGGCGCTGGGGCAGATCGAGGCGCAGTCCTCCATCCCCGCGCTGTCGGCGGCGCTGCGCGACCGCGACGCCGGCGTGCGCGCGCAGGCGGCCTGGGCGATCGGCCAGGTGGAGCCCGCGCAGGCGCCCGCCGCGCTGGTGGCCGCGCTGCGGGACGACGACCGCAACGTGCGCCGCCAGGCCGCGTGGGCGCTGTCGCAGGTCAGGGGCGACCCGTCCATCGTCGCCCCGCTCCGCGCGGCGCTGCGCGACTCCGACCCGGAGGTGAAGCACCTCGCCCTGCGCGCGCTCGCCCGCACCGGCGACGAGTCGGCGGCCCAGGCCGTCGCGGAGATGCTGCGCGATCCCGATCCGCAGGTCCGCGCCATGGCGGCGGCCATCATGGGCGGCCACGGCGGGTTCGCCGATCCGCGCCCCGAGCCACGGCCCCGGCCGCGCCCGGAGCCGCGTCCCCGCCCCATGAACTGA
- a CDS encoding HEAT repeat domain-containing protein, with protein sequence MTRIERFARRHPAGTAAMAGLALLALPATLLSRTSRHAEGDGDGPRLAVEITRAQQEGGARSLLAAVRGANPTLCELATAAVGNGWPWGSGDADDAPALGQRTDETRRALDWLAAHVGSPAEVAVLRDGLADPDACVRRVSARLLGRGRTQAGVDALLEALRSNEPARRDAAILGIGYTDDPRAVAPLTSLLGDRDPEVRGGAAWALGHVGSRDATPALTRLVGDGEPRVRRSAARALGRLEDANAIPALAQLLSRDPDPTVRRAAAWALGKIE encoded by the coding sequence ATGACCAGAATCGAACGCTTCGCGCGGCGCCACCCTGCGGGGACCGCCGCGATGGCCGGGCTCGCCCTGCTGGCGCTTCCCGCCACCCTCCTCTCGCGCACCTCGCGCCATGCGGAGGGAGATGGAGACGGGCCGCGGCTGGCGGTGGAGATCACCCGTGCGCAGCAGGAGGGCGGCGCCCGGTCGCTGCTGGCCGCGGTGCGCGGCGCCAACCCCACGCTCTGCGAGCTGGCGACGGCCGCGGTGGGCAACGGCTGGCCATGGGGATCGGGGGATGCCGACGACGCCCCCGCCCTGGGCCAGCGCACCGACGAGACGCGGCGCGCGCTCGACTGGCTCGCCGCGCACGTCGGCTCGCCCGCGGAGGTGGCGGTGCTGCGCGACGGGCTGGCGGACCCGGACGCCTGCGTGCGCCGCGTCTCCGCGCGGCTGCTGGGCCGCGGGCGGACGCAGGCCGGCGTCGACGCGCTGCTCGAGGCGCTGCGCTCGAACGAGCCGGCGCGGCGCGACGCCGCCATCCTCGGCATCGGCTACACCGACGATCCGCGCGCCGTGGCACCGCTCACGTCGCTGCTGGGGGATCGCGATCCGGAGGTTCGCGGCGGCGCCGCGTGGGCGCTGGGTCACGTCGGCAGCCGGGACGCCACCCCCGCGCTCACCCGCCTGGTCGGCGACGGCGAGCCGCGGGTGCGCCGCTCCGCCGCCCGCGCGCTGGGCCGGCTGGAGGACGCGAACGCCATCCCCGCGCTCGCCCAGCTCCTCTCGCGCGACCCCGACCCCACCGTCCGCCGCGCCGCCGCCTGGGCGCTCGGCAAGATCGAATAA